One Echinicola strongylocentroti DNA window includes the following coding sequences:
- a CDS encoding RagB/SusD family nutrient uptake outer membrane protein: MINIKIKFSALLVLFASIVMIPACTLEEDPSEARLDPSSLNSEEALEAAVVGMYRKFTASMQWAHTWMRSYGGDDVTTHSGKNKQGFRDADKMEMSSLTSGVELGYNLPYATIKEANNIIANAENISSGDQASIDALIGEAYFLRAFSYFHLVRTFGEVPLVITTDITGSVDMERTDLQTIYEQIESDFLMAESMLPAIYPGVPAAIRPNSGSARAFLAKLYMHWAGWPLKDSSKYAMAASSAKQVIDNAEGHGFALVPDMGTLWSIQDENRFNTEIVFGLGHAANINQGPYSNRHTGRPGYPGDVQGWAEIFAEIAFFNDFPEGPRKENTYRTEVEFNGETIYWEDFTDERHPMFLKVTGYQDEIATNNSVTMMTTYCMRYADLLLLYAEAEGRSGGSSPAAWEALNMVRRRANELPVDEANATVDITTGDLAEMAYTERKWELAGEFKRWDDLTRMERVADALANRSSEELVGPVTGDTSPANYFAKIPEAEITVAPQLDE, encoded by the coding sequence ATGATAAATATAAAGATCAAATTTTCCGCACTCTTGGTACTTTTCGCAAGTATCGTGATGATTCCAGCATGTACTTTGGAAGAAGATCCATCGGAAGCAAGACTGGATCCATCCTCATTAAACTCTGAGGAAGCATTGGAAGCGGCCGTGGTGGGAATGTACAGGAAATTCACGGCTAGTATGCAGTGGGCCCATACTTGGATGAGGTCTTACGGAGGGGATGATGTCACCACACACAGTGGAAAGAACAAGCAGGGTTTTAGAGATGCCGACAAAATGGAAATGAGCTCCTTGACCAGTGGTGTGGAGCTTGGTTATAATTTGCCCTATGCCACCATCAAAGAGGCCAATAACATTATTGCCAATGCTGAAAACATCAGTTCAGGAGATCAAGCAAGCATAGACGCCTTGATAGGAGAGGCCTATTTTCTGCGGGCGTTTTCCTATTTCCATTTGGTACGGACATTTGGAGAAGTGCCATTGGTCATCACTACTGACATTACTGGAAGTGTGGACATGGAAAGGACTGATCTTCAGACTATCTATGAACAGATCGAAAGTGATTTCCTAATGGCAGAAAGTATGTTGCCAGCTATCTACCCAGGCGTGCCGGCAGCCATTCGACCTAACAGTGGGTCCGCTAGGGCATTCTTGGCCAAGCTGTACATGCACTGGGCGGGATGGCCATTGAAGGATTCTTCAAAATACGCCATGGCCGCCAGCAGCGCCAAGCAGGTCATCGATAATGCCGAAGGACATGGGTTTGCCCTGGTGCCAGATATGGGGACATTATGGTCGATCCAAGACGAAAACAGGTTCAATACGGAAATTGTGTTTGGACTAGGCCATGCCGCCAACATCAATCAGGGCCCTTATTCCAATCGGCATACCGGCCGGCCGGGGTATCCGGGTGATGTCCAAGGCTGGGCGGAGATCTTTGCAGAGATAGCCTTTTTCAATGATTTTCCGGAAGGACCTAGAAAGGAAAATACCTATAGGACAGAAGTTGAGTTTAATGGAGAAACCATTTATTGGGAAGATTTTACAGACGAAAGACATCCTATGTTCCTCAAGGTCACAGGCTATCAGGATGAGATAGCCACGAATAACTCCGTAACTATGATGACCACCTACTGTATGCGCTATGCGGACCTCCTACTCTTATATGCAGAGGCAGAAGGCCGCTCAGGAGGCAGTAGCCCTGCCGCTTGGGAAGCATTGAACATGGTAAGAAGAAGAGCTAATGAGCTTCCTGTGGACGAAGCCAATGCTACAGTGGATATTACTACCGGTGACCTCGCCGAAATGGCCTATACCGAAAGAAAATGGGAATTGGCCGGGGAGTTTAAACGATGGGATGATTTGACCAGAATGGAAAGAGTGGCTGATGCACTTGCAAACCGCTCCTCTGAAGAGCTGGTAGGTCCTGTTACCGGTGATACTAGTCCAGCAAACTACTTCGCCAAAATCCCTGAAGCAGAAATCACTGTGGCACCTCAACTCGATGAGTAA
- a CDS encoding SusC/RagA family TonB-linked outer membrane protein, translated as MARILKILNNAKPWYYIGLSAMLNLCIAFHPQALAGSTLSEKGTYMVAKEVTGNVRDEQGAPLVGVAVLVKGTSIGVVTDMDGNFAISNVPDDASTLIVSFIGMKTQEVDISNAAKIEVVLEEDIFSIEEQVVIGYGTTKKSDLTGAVSSVSAKDFEKQPVTRVEDALQGRAAGVQVLKSSGVPGADVQIRIRGANSINGNNQPLVVIDGVIGADLRSINTNDVESMEVLKDASATAIYGSRGANGVILVTTKRGSGKANVSLSAFTSISSVTNRIDVLSPQEFGNMFDLPVIDGGTDYQDEYFQNGYANNVQLSVSGKSDNVGYFISGNVLDQSGIALNSDYKRYSLRANIDSDITDKLSVQLNMYGSSEKTLNLVSGGSSSSSDTRAGIIAVLGWDPTLPIMDENGNYNLLSSNGSGLINPVAERLESELNATTGIINSNFNVSYDFTDHLKLTVIGGLIHRNVLNESYRGIPAGTVLSDPVGSGATSQSTTLQNSNILTWDRSFNDLHHLKVTGLFEIQQFVNKGFSAGSGQYTIPANFYSLNLGTTPSVNASLSKSKIVSYMGRGEYNFDRKLFLTATLRTDISSRFRPENQVGVFPSASAAYQFENVMGDVIETLKLRAGYGETGNQAITPYSTYNTLQTGQDYPINGTTEARGLILGDIANPDLTWETTKQTNIGADLTFLYGKFNLSINKYWKNTVDLLLNVPLPYFVGGGAVTRNVGEVSNSGWEMSLQTHLINNNSFQWDVNANYSYNQNEVKSLTEGQNEILISPVGGVANSTGAYVLLKEGMPMGQFYGATFMGTYKTGETGGTPGSAKYLTDSDGDVALDVIGNGTPEHTWAINNTMTWGNFDLNFLIRGVHGFDVMNFTRAKISMAGGVQSLPTYGEYRNHWTPENQTEIPASGDLFINSTRFVEKGDFVRLSNLALGYNLGDKGPFSSFRVYASAQNLFTLTSYTGFDPEASSLGAGNGAASSIDYGANPNSRTYTFGVNIGF; from the coding sequence ATGGCAAGAATTCTAAAAATATTAAACAACGCCAAGCCCTGGTATTATATAGGGCTAAGTGCGATGTTGAACTTATGCATTGCTTTTCACCCACAAGCTTTGGCTGGTTCGACGTTATCAGAAAAAGGTACTTACATGGTCGCCAAGGAAGTGACAGGTAATGTAAGGGATGAACAAGGTGCGCCGCTAGTAGGTGTGGCCGTTTTAGTAAAAGGAACCAGTATCGGAGTGGTTACTGATATGGACGGAAATTTTGCGATCAGCAACGTTCCGGATGATGCGAGTACATTGATCGTTTCTTTTATTGGTATGAAAACCCAAGAGGTAGATATCTCCAATGCTGCAAAGATCGAGGTCGTTTTGGAAGAAGATATTTTCTCGATTGAAGAGCAGGTGGTAATAGGATATGGCACTACCAAAAAAAGCGACCTTACTGGAGCGGTGTCCAGTGTGTCCGCCAAGGACTTTGAGAAGCAACCGGTCACCAGAGTAGAAGATGCCTTGCAGGGTAGGGCAGCTGGTGTACAGGTACTCAAAAGTTCCGGTGTGCCCGGGGCGGATGTTCAGATCAGAATTCGCGGTGCCAACTCAATCAATGGCAACAACCAACCACTGGTGGTCATCGACGGTGTCATCGGAGCCGACCTAAGATCGATCAATACCAATGACGTGGAATCCATGGAAGTTCTCAAAGATGCTTCAGCTACAGCGATATATGGCTCAAGAGGAGCCAATGGAGTGATTTTGGTGACGACCAAAAGAGGAAGCGGCAAAGCCAACGTCAGTCTTAGTGCCTTTACTTCTATATCATCCGTTACCAATCGCATCGATGTATTGTCACCACAAGAATTTGGTAACATGTTCGATTTGCCGGTGATAGATGGGGGGACTGATTATCAAGATGAGTATTTTCAAAATGGCTATGCCAATAATGTACAGTTGTCTGTCAGTGGAAAAAGTGACAATGTAGGTTACTTCATTTCAGGAAATGTCTTGGACCAGTCCGGAATAGCGCTAAACTCAGATTATAAACGCTACTCTTTAAGGGCCAATATCGATTCAGATATAACAGATAAGCTATCTGTTCAGCTTAATATGTATGGTAGCAGCGAAAAGACCCTAAACTTGGTTTCCGGTGGTAGTTCATCCTCATCAGATACCAGAGCAGGGATTATTGCCGTTTTGGGATGGGATCCTACATTGCCCATCATGGATGAAAACGGAAATTATAACCTCCTTTCTTCCAATGGCTCCGGGTTGATCAATCCGGTAGCGGAAAGGTTAGAGTCAGAACTCAATGCTACCACGGGCATCATAAACTCCAATTTTAATGTGAGCTATGATTTTACAGACCACTTAAAATTGACCGTTATTGGTGGATTGATTCATCGGAATGTGTTAAATGAATCCTACAGGGGAATTCCTGCAGGTACCGTATTGAGCGATCCAGTAGGATCAGGGGCCACCAGCCAGTCCACGACACTCCAAAACAGCAATATCCTTACTTGGGATAGAAGTTTTAACGACCTTCATCACCTTAAAGTAACCGGTTTATTTGAAATTCAGCAGTTTGTCAATAAAGGTTTTTCGGCTGGCTCTGGACAGTATACCATCCCAGCCAATTTTTACTCGCTGAACTTGGGAACAACTCCCTCAGTAAATGCCTCCCTGAGCAAAAGTAAAATAGTTTCTTATATGGGGAGAGGGGAGTATAATTTTGATAGGAAATTGTTCTTGACCGCTACACTAAGAACGGATATTTCATCACGTTTTAGACCAGAAAACCAAGTAGGGGTATTTCCATCTGCATCCGCAGCTTATCAATTTGAAAATGTCATGGGGGACGTGATCGAAACCCTGAAACTAAGGGCCGGATATGGAGAAACAGGCAACCAGGCCATTACTCCCTATTCTACCTATAATACGTTACAGACAGGACAAGACTATCCAATCAATGGCACTACCGAAGCTAGGGGATTGATTTTGGGAGATATTGCCAATCCTGATCTCACTTGGGAAACAACCAAGCAAACCAATATCGGTGCTGACCTGACATTCTTGTACGGAAAGTTCAATCTTAGTATCAACAAGTATTGGAAGAATACGGTCGATCTATTGCTCAATGTACCATTACCTTATTTTGTGGGAGGTGGTGCAGTCACCCGTAATGTCGGGGAAGTCTCCAATAGTGGATGGGAAATGAGCCTCCAGACGCACCTGATCAATAACAACAGTTTTCAATGGGATGTCAATGCGAATTATTCTTATAACCAAAATGAAGTCAAAAGTTTGACTGAAGGTCAAAATGAGATCTTGATCAGCCCTGTAGGAGGGGTGGCCAACTCCACTGGTGCTTATGTCCTGCTAAAAGAAGGCATGCCAATGGGACAATTTTATGGAGCAACATTTATGGGAACCTATAAAACAGGTGAAACGGGAGGTACTCCAGGTAGTGCAAAATACCTCACTGATAGTGACGGTGATGTGGCCTTGGATGTCATTGGCAACGGCACACCTGAGCATACGTGGGCTATCAATAATACGATGACGTGGGGTAATTTCGACTTAAATTTCTTGATCAGAGGAGTGCATGGATTTGATGTGATGAACTTTACCAGGGCAAAAATATCCATGGCTGGAGGAGTGCAATCATTGCCCACTTACGGGGAATATCGGAATCACTGGACACCCGAAAATCAAACAGAAATACCTGCATCTGGAGACTTGTTTATCAACTCAACAAGGTTTGTAGAAAAAGGTGACTTTGTTCGGTTAAGTAACTTGGCATTGGGGTATAACCTTGGTGATAAAGGCCCCTTCAGTAGTTTTAGGGTCTATGCCAGTGCCCAGAACCTCTTCACGTTGACTTCTTACACAGGATTTGACCCCGAAGCGAGTTCCCTTGGAGCCGGAAATGGCGCTGCGTCATCCATTGATTATGGCGCTAATCCCAACTCGAGGACCTATACTTTTGGTGTAAATATTGGATTTTAA
- a CDS encoding hybrid sensor histidine kinase/response regulator transcription factor, whose translation MVFRSFILFLLLVQVSNEGFTQSIPKNSNTVKFKNISLKEGLSQSSVLCVLQDDKGFLWFGTRDGLNKYDGDQFLTYRYDHEDEHSLSSGIIKSLFQDSLGTLWVGTQNGLNKFIPEEKAFERIVPHIPRKNTSDYNVSNILPVDQERLWVGTNYGLAKFDIASGSYVDISSNRKIKEQLGSAIIRSIFKSQDGQLWIKTVHHIFLYDPVNEALQEYDYPTGLAREQNENQLSTIYEDSNGRIWLGIRSGLAKLDEEEGGFKAFKVGNQSISSEVRAIKEDHMGNLWIGTYKGLYQLDRSLTKMTHLVHDENNPNSLSQNSVYDICEDSKGDIWIGTYAGGVNHYDRSFDLFKHFTAGTNNTKLNYKVVSSIVEDKQGNLWVGTEGGGINFYDQQTGKFTYFTHDKSDPHSLSNNNVKAIIQDYRGGFWIGTHEGGLNYLNPKNKPFKFEHYQHIPGRDSGLADNRVIALHEDSKAKIWIGTSGGGLNVLDAKDGVVRRFPDPNGQISKIIFTIISSDNGDYIIVGGDKGIAKINTKTKEVEQVEYSSQRHEVERKWVLSLFLDEENKLWVGTEGEGVFCYDQDKKSSVQYGVNEGLPSAIIYGILPDDRNNLWFSTNRGLSRMNTYTETIKNFEDSDGLQSNEFNYGAVLKNAKGELLFGGANGLNLFDPAAIQENTFIPPIAITGIDVHNKPFLNITEDVSGIDLNYDQDVINIDFVALSYSQPDKNQYAYMLEGFDKEWNYIGNKHSATYTNLDAGDYVFKVKASNNDGLWNEKGAVLPISIQPAPWATWWAYSLYVLIVLLITHQGRRYWLIRSREKNELREERLAKERIEEVNRLKLQLFTNISHDFRTPLTLIVGPLQRMMQGNKGDAFIQQQHKVMFRNASVLMQLINELLDFRKNEAGKLQLQANKHDLVALVKEVKLAFEEIANIKNIQMDFDSEIEFMELWYDRMKLQKVLFNLLSNAFKYTPNHGHISLSIAKARKKEKEEGYAVITIADNGKGISKESLPYVFDRFYQQGERTGSGIGLALSKSIIALHQGTVEVESEEGKGTTFTVKLPLGNAHIRADQLVKEEEQEVMLGMDSTVIRKNELLEEEEGLTESPNSDPHKPSILVTEDNGELRAHLCSILHEKYNVYEASNGQTGLKIALSRPVDLILSDVMMPRMDGMELCDLLKSNIRTSHIPIVLLTAKTSEDFQKSGYKKGADAYITKPFDAEILCIRIDHLITSRRLLIEKFKKDIILQPKEVTVSSADEEFLDKAITIVEKHLKNEAFNAAFLVSEMAMSRSVVYRKLKDLTDQSISEFIRTIKLKRAAQLLKQSDMTISEISFELGFNDKKYFRDSFKALFNCLPSVYRNGLDHQNEKAGGLKQ comes from the coding sequence ATGGTTTTCAGATCTTTCATATTGTTTTTGTTGTTGGTGCAGGTATCAAATGAAGGATTCACCCAATCAATTCCTAAGAATTCCAATACGGTCAAATTCAAGAATATTTCGCTCAAAGAAGGGCTGTCCCAAAGTTCTGTGTTATGTGTTTTACAGGACGATAAGGGCTTTTTGTGGTTTGGCACCAGAGATGGGTTAAATAAATACGATGGTGATCAGTTTTTGACCTATCGATATGACCATGAGGACGAGCATAGTCTCAGCAGTGGAATTATAAAATCTCTCTTTCAGGACAGCTTAGGTACCTTATGGGTAGGTACCCAGAATGGATTGAACAAGTTTATTCCTGAAGAGAAGGCCTTTGAAAGGATCGTTCCTCATATTCCAAGGAAAAACACCAGTGATTATAATGTGTCCAATATCCTCCCTGTTGACCAGGAACGCTTATGGGTGGGGACAAATTATGGGCTTGCAAAATTTGATATAGCATCAGGAAGTTACGTAGATATTTCCTCCAACAGGAAAATAAAAGAACAGCTGGGAAGCGCTATCATCAGGTCTATCTTTAAGTCACAGGACGGTCAGCTATGGATCAAAACTGTTCACCATATTTTTTTATATGACCCAGTAAATGAGGCTTTACAAGAGTATGATTACCCAACGGGTTTGGCTAGGGAGCAAAATGAAAATCAGCTGAGTACTATTTATGAGGATAGTAATGGGCGGATTTGGTTGGGGATTCGAAGTGGACTTGCCAAGTTAGATGAGGAGGAAGGCGGATTCAAAGCGTTCAAGGTGGGCAACCAATCCATATCAAGTGAGGTAAGGGCCATCAAAGAAGATCATATGGGTAATTTGTGGATAGGCACCTACAAGGGACTTTATCAATTGGATAGATCACTTACTAAAATGACGCACTTGGTGCATGATGAAAACAATCCCAATAGCTTAAGCCAAAATTCAGTCTACGATATTTGTGAGGACAGCAAAGGGGATATATGGATAGGGACCTATGCCGGAGGGGTTAATCATTATGACCGGAGTTTTGATTTGTTTAAGCATTTTACCGCAGGGACCAATAATACAAAGCTCAATTATAAAGTAGTCAGCTCTATCGTAGAGGATAAACAAGGCAACTTGTGGGTGGGAACAGAAGGTGGTGGCATCAACTTCTATGATCAACAAACGGGTAAATTCACCTATTTTACCCATGATAAAAGTGACCCGCATAGCCTGAGCAACAACAATGTGAAGGCGATCATTCAGGATTATAGAGGAGGGTTCTGGATTGGCACCCATGAAGGAGGGCTAAATTACCTTAATCCGAAAAATAAACCTTTCAAATTTGAGCATTATCAACATATTCCTGGACGCGATAGTGGGTTAGCGGATAATAGGGTGATAGCACTTCATGAAGATAGCAAAGCTAAAATTTGGATCGGTACTTCAGGCGGAGGACTCAATGTTTTGGATGCTAAGGATGGGGTGGTCCGGCGTTTTCCCGACCCTAATGGGCAAATCAGTAAAATAATATTCACCATTATATCATCCGACAATGGGGATTATATCATAGTAGGAGGAGATAAAGGCATTGCTAAAATCAACACCAAAACAAAAGAGGTGGAGCAAGTTGAATATTCCAGCCAACGTCATGAAGTTGAAAGGAAATGGGTGCTATCGCTATTTTTGGATGAGGAGAATAAATTATGGGTCGGAACGGAGGGAGAGGGAGTTTTTTGTTATGATCAAGATAAAAAATCCAGCGTTCAGTATGGTGTCAATGAAGGGTTGCCAAGTGCCATTATATACGGGATTTTACCTGACGATAGGAATAACTTATGGTTTAGTACCAATAGGGGGCTTTCAAGGATGAACACCTATACGGAAACGATCAAGAATTTCGAGGATTCGGATGGACTACAAAGCAATGAGTTTAACTATGGAGCCGTTCTAAAGAATGCGAAGGGTGAGCTGCTTTTTGGAGGAGCCAATGGGTTAAATCTTTTTGACCCTGCAGCTATTCAGGAAAATACCTTTATCCCCCCAATAGCCATTACAGGCATTGACGTGCACAATAAACCCTTTCTGAATATTACTGAAGACGTATCAGGAATCGATCTGAACTATGACCAAGATGTGATCAATATCGACTTTGTGGCTTTAAGTTATTCTCAGCCTGACAAAAACCAATACGCCTATATGCTGGAAGGTTTTGATAAGGAATGGAACTATATAGGAAATAAGCACTCTGCTACTTACACTAACTTGGATGCCGGAGACTATGTGTTTAAGGTCAAGGCCTCCAACAATGATGGGTTGTGGAACGAAAAAGGAGCTGTATTGCCTATTTCCATTCAGCCAGCACCATGGGCAACATGGTGGGCCTATAGTTTGTATGTTTTGATAGTACTATTGATTACCCATCAGGGAAGGCGTTATTGGTTGATCAGAAGTAGAGAAAAGAATGAACTGAGGGAAGAGAGGTTGGCCAAAGAACGCATCGAAGAGGTAAATAGGTTGAAATTGCAGCTATTTACCAATATCTCACATGATTTTAGGACTCCCCTGACCCTGATTGTGGGGCCGTTGCAACGGATGATGCAAGGAAACAAAGGAGATGCATTTATTCAGCAGCAACATAAAGTAATGTTCAGAAATGCAAGTGTCCTGATGCAGCTGATCAATGAGCTACTGGATTTTAGGAAAAATGAAGCAGGGAAACTACAATTACAGGCGAATAAACATGACCTCGTCGCCCTGGTAAAAGAGGTCAAATTGGCTTTTGAAGAAATAGCCAATATTAAAAATATCCAAATGGATTTTGATTCGGAAATTGAATTTATGGAGCTTTGGTATGACAGAATGAAGCTTCAGAAAGTCCTCTTTAACTTGCTGTCAAATGCCTTCAAGTATACACCAAATCATGGCCATATTTCCCTGTCCATTGCCAAGGCCAGGAAAAAGGAAAAAGAAGAAGGGTATGCGGTGATAACCATAGCTGACAATGGAAAAGGGATCTCCAAAGAAAGCCTGCCCTACGTTTTCGATAGGTTTTATCAGCAGGGTGAAAGAACGGGGTCTGGTATAGGTTTGGCACTTAGCAAAAGCATCATAGCGCTTCATCAAGGTACTGTGGAAGTAGAGAGTGAAGAAGGTAAAGGAACCACATTTACAGTAAAGCTCCCGCTAGGCAATGCACATATTCGGGCTGATCAACTGGTCAAAGAAGAGGAACAAGAAGTGATGTTGGGTATGGATAGTACAGTGATCCGAAAGAATGAATTGCTGGAGGAGGAAGAAGGTCTAACGGAGTCACCAAACAGCGACCCCCATAAACCATCTATCTTGGTAACGGAAGATAATGGAGAACTGAGAGCGCACCTTTGCAGCATTCTTCATGAAAAATACAATGTATATGAAGCAAGCAATGGTCAAACCGGATTGAAGATTGCCTTGTCCCGCCCTGTCGATTTGATCTTGAGTGATGTAATGATGCCCAGGATGGATGGAATGGAGTTATGTGACCTTCTAAAATCAAATATCAGGACTTCCCATATCCCCATCGTGTTGCTGACAGCCAAAACCTCAGAAGACTTTCAAAAATCAGGGTACAAAAAAGGAGCAGATGCTTATATTACCAAGCCCTTTGATGCAGAAATTTTATGTATAAGGATTGATCATTTGATTACTTCCAGGAGGTTGCTGATAGAAAAATTCAAGAAGGACATTATTCTTCAGCCCAAAGAGGTCACTGTGAGTTCAGCGGACGAAGAGTTTTTGGACAAGGCCATTACCATCGTGGAAAAGCACCTGAAAAACGAAGCATTCAATGCGGCTTTTTTGGTTTCCGAAATGGCTATGAGCAGATCGGTAGTATACAGGAAATTAAAGGACCTTACGGATCAGTCTATCTCCGAATTTATCCGTACTATAAAACTAAAACGCGCCGCCCAATTGCTAAAACAGTCAGATATGACCATATCGGAGATATCATTTGAGTTGGGATTTAATGATAAAAAATACTTTAGGGATTCCTTTAAAGCACTGTTTAATTGCCTCCCCTCTGTCTACCGTAACGGCCTTGATCATCAAAATGAAAAAGCAGGTGGTTTGAAACAATGA
- the trmB gene encoding tRNA (guanosine(46)-N7)-methyltransferase TrmB, protein MGRNKLARFKANEENRNVVQEGKEIFEHIKGNWRTDQFKNEQPIVVELACGRGEFTVGLAREYPEQNFIGVDIKGARIWKGSTIAIQEGLENVAFLRTQIELLDRFFAEKEISELWITFPDPRPRDGDEKKRLTSPRFLEMYKPMLQKDGWIHFKTDNTALFEYTVELLQSRDDICDLVFTHDFYASEFRDDHHGIKTRYEAMFSAKGEKIKYLKFRFISS, encoded by the coding sequence ATGGGCAGAAATAAGCTGGCGAGATTTAAGGCCAACGAAGAAAACCGCAATGTTGTTCAGGAAGGTAAGGAAATTTTTGAACACATAAAGGGAAATTGGAGAACAGATCAATTTAAGAATGAACAGCCGATAGTGGTTGAATTGGCCTGTGGCAGAGGGGAGTTTACCGTAGGACTGGCGAGGGAGTATCCTGAGCAGAACTTCATCGGGGTGGACATAAAAGGTGCCAGAATCTGGAAAGGCAGCACGATAGCCATCCAAGAGGGGCTAGAGAATGTGGCTTTTTTGCGCACGCAAATTGAACTGCTGGACCGTTTTTTTGCAGAAAAAGAAATCAGTGAACTGTGGATCACTTTTCCTGATCCCCGCCCTCGCGACGGTGATGAGAAAAAGCGGTTGACATCTCCTAGATTTTTGGAAATGTACAAACCAATGCTCCAGAAGGATGGCTGGATTCATTTTAAGACGGATAATACCGCTTTGTTTGAATATACTGTCGAATTGCTCCAAAGCCGGGATGATATCTGTGACTTGGTCTTTACGCATGATTTTTACGCATCGGAATTCCGGGACGATCACCATGGCATCAAAACCCGCTACGAAGCCATGTTCAGCGCCAAAGGAGAGAAAATAAAATATTTGAAGTTTAGGTTTATATCATCTTAA
- a CDS encoding bifunctional folylpolyglutamate synthase/dihydrofolate synthase, with protein sequence MTYQETLDYLFNALPMFQRIGAAAFKKDLSNTLQLCEHLGQPQRKFKSIHVAGTNGKGSSSHMIAAVLQEAGYKVGLYTSPHLKSFTERIKINGQEIPQEKVVDFVAQHRDFLDSLKPSFFEMTVGLAFAHFAAGEVDFAVVEVGMGGRLDSTNVIIPEVCLITNIGLDHTQFLGNTLGEIAGEKAGIIKEKVPVVISQNQPETLEVFKAKAMEKSSPVFFADQFFKVHQIGLNKEYKNCDYQVFKNNIESIYSLDLFGKYQEKNLPGVLMVLEVLKEKGLVIRPETIQSGLAHAAEISGLKGRFQKLDERPLVYCDTGHNEDGIGLLMEQLQAMAYDQLYIILGMVNDKDLSKVLSLLPKEAKYIFCEANIPRALPADQLKEKAAAQGIEGEVIRNVNEALTETRKKASKNDLIFIGGSTFVVAEIENL encoded by the coding sequence ATGACGTACCAAGAGACGTTGGACTACTTGTTCAATGCATTGCCGATGTTCCAGCGCATTGGCGCAGCGGCATTTAAGAAAGACCTTAGCAATACCCTTCAGCTCTGCGAGCACCTCGGGCAACCTCAAAGAAAATTCAAATCGATCCATGTTGCGGGGACTAATGGCAAGGGCAGTTCTTCCCATATGATCGCTGCCGTGCTCCAAGAAGCTGGCTATAAGGTAGGGCTGTACACTTCCCCGCACTTAAAGTCCTTTACCGAAAGAATAAAGATAAATGGCCAAGAGATACCACAAGAGAAAGTGGTTGATTTTGTAGCCCAACACCGGGATTTTCTCGATAGCCTAAAGCCCAGTTTCTTTGAAATGACGGTAGGACTTGCTTTTGCGCATTTTGCAGCGGGGGAGGTAGATTTTGCTGTGGTAGAAGTGGGGATGGGAGGAAGATTGGACAGTACCAATGTGATAATTCCTGAAGTATGTCTGATCACCAATATTGGACTGGACCATACCCAGTTTTTGGGAAATACCTTGGGTGAAATAGCAGGAGAAAAAGCGGGCATTATAAAGGAAAAAGTTCCAGTAGTGATCAGCCAAAACCAGCCAGAGACTCTTGAGGTTTTTAAGGCCAAGGCAATGGAAAAGTCATCACCTGTTTTCTTTGCAGATCAATTTTTCAAAGTGCATCAAATTGGTTTAAATAAGGAATATAAAAACTGTGATTATCAGGTTTTTAAAAACAATATCGAATCAATATACTCATTAGACCTTTTCGGGAAGTATCAAGAAAAGAATCTCCCTGGAGTCCTTATGGTGTTGGAAGTATTAAAGGAAAAAGGGCTGGTGATCAGACCGGAAACCATACAGTCTGGATTGGCACATGCAGCGGAGATTTCCGGGTTGAAGGGGAGGTTCCAAAAATTAGATGAGAGGCCATTGGTCTATTGTGATACTGGCCATAACGAAGACGGTATTGGTCTGCTGATGGAGCAGCTCCAAGCCATGGCCTATGATCAACTCTATATTATCCTTGGGATGGTCAACGATAAGGACCTGAGCAAGGTGCTCAGCCTTTTGCCAAAGGAGGCAAAATACATTTTTTGTGAGGCGAATATTCCAAGGGCACTACCTGCTGATCAGCTTAAGGAAAAAGCCGCTGCACAGGGCATCGAAGGTGAAGTCATCCGGAATGTCAATGAAGCCTTGACCGAGACCCGAAAAAAAGCATCAAAAAACGACCTTATTTTTATCGGAGGCAGTACCTTTGTGGTCGCTGAAATCGAAAACTTATAA